In Campylobacter mucosalis, a single window of DNA contains:
- a CDS encoding molybdopterin molybdotransferase MoeA: protein MKEWMPYKQSLEILKSTITPWDRVQKVAITQALDRHIATDIIAEQNYPSRELSAMDGYAFKWEQGLSELELITDLPAGSDKGIAVSGVKCVKTFTGSLMSEGTDTLIPVENVEVVGGKILIKKPVPKGFAVREIGESYKKGELLIKKGTKIGYAEVALLAELGVFHVSVFIRPRVAILATGSEIKDLGEPIENKAQIHSSNHIAIAQMVHKMGGEPIICQIVKDRADLVKEAIVSALKSADVLITTGGVSMGDYDFVKGALNENFSIIIDGACIKPGRHIKVAKSGDKYIFALPGFPYSAMVMCVLYVRVLLNSWFGANEPYIKAVISEDYAKRSPFLEFTAVNLEFKDGFVYANLSGKKLGSSAIVNNLTNNAALLVVPKETEFIARGEVVDILLMV, encoded by the coding sequence ATGAAAGAGTGGATGCCCTATAAACAGAGTTTAGAAATTTTAAAATCAACGATAACACCTTGGGATAGAGTTCAAAAAGTAGCGATAACACAGGCGTTAGACAGGCATATTGCAACAGATATCATAGCAGAGCAAAACTATCCGTCTCGCGAGTTAAGTGCTATGGATGGATATGCGTTTAAGTGGGAGCAGGGCTTAAGTGAGTTAGAGCTTATCACTGATCTTCCTGCTGGAAGCGATAAAGGCATAGCAGTAAGTGGCGTAAAATGTGTAAAAACATTTACAGGATCGCTTATGAGCGAGGGTACTGATACGCTTATACCGGTTGAAAATGTTGAGGTTGTGGGTGGTAAAATTTTAATTAAAAAGCCGGTGCCAAAGGGTTTTGCCGTGCGTGAGATAGGCGAGAGCTATAAAAAAGGCGAACTGCTTATAAAAAAAGGAACGAAAATAGGCTACGCAGAGGTTGCGTTGCTTGCTGAGCTTGGGGTGTTTCACGTAAGCGTATTTATCCGTCCTAGAGTGGCTATACTGGCTACTGGAAGCGAGATAAAAGATCTTGGCGAACCGATAGAAAATAAGGCTCAAATTCACAGCTCAAATCACATCGCAATCGCTCAAATGGTGCACAAAATGGGAGGTGAGCCGATAATTTGCCAAATAGTAAAAGATAGGGCTGATCTTGTAAAAGAGGCTATTGTTAGTGCATTAAAGAGTGCTGACGTGCTAATAACCACCGGTGGCGTTAGTATGGGGGATTATGACTTTGTAAAGGGTGCGTTAAATGAAAATTTTAGCATTATCATAGACGGAGCTTGTATAAAACCGGGTAGGCACATAAAGGTCGCAAAATCTGGCGATAAATATATCTTTGCTTTGCCGGGTTTTCCGTATTCGGCGATGGTTATGTGTGTACTTTATGTCAGGGTGCTTTTAAACTCGTGGTTTGGGGCAAATGAGCCTTATATAAAGGCGGTTATTAGCGAAGATTATGCGAAGCGTTCGCCATTTTTGGAATTTACGGCTGTAAATTTGGAGTTTAAAGACGGCTTTGTTTATGCAAATCTAAGTGGCAAGAAGCTTGGTAGCTCGGCTATCGTAAATAACCTTACAAACAACGCTGCACTGCTTGTTGTGCCAAAAGAGACTGAGTTTATAGCTCGTGGCGAAGTGGTTGATATTTTGCTTATGGTTTGA
- the yedE gene encoding YedE family putative selenium transporter — MNNLKWYIIAGATLGILGAVLVKLGNPGNMGICAACFLRDTTGALGFHNVATLQYVRPEIIGLILGGFCASMFWTKEFSPTTGSSPFVRFFLGVFAMIGCLVFLGCPWRAFLRLGGGDLSAIAGILGLITGVFGGFMFKKQGYALTEGVKISKAVGILPTIISILLLLAVIFDLKVSENGAIFSSIKGPGSMHASIAVSLICAVVVGIFMQKSKFCSTGAFGSAFRGDFSMLSGVASIVVFASITNALFGQYKFGFEAQPIAHNEWLWNFLGMALAGLCFSLSEGCPGKHLVQMGTGNLSSVIFVIGMMTGAAFSHNFILASSPKGITDIAPYALAIGFVFAIYVGIFNKKVA; from the coding sequence ATGAATAATTTAAAATGGTACATCATCGCAGGTGCAACACTTGGGATACTTGGTGCGGTTCTGGTAAAGCTTGGCAATCCTGGCAATATGGGGATTTGTGCCGCTTGTTTCTTACGCGATACGACTGGGGCTCTTGGCTTTCATAATGTGGCAACTTTACAATACGTTCGTCCTGAGATTATAGGGCTTATTTTGGGTGGATTTTGTGCTAGTATGTTTTGGACGAAAGAATTTAGCCCAACCACTGGCTCATCGCCATTTGTTAGATTTTTTCTTGGCGTTTTTGCGATGATAGGTTGTCTTGTATTTTTAGGTTGTCCTTGGAGAGCATTTTTGCGACTCGGAGGTGGCGATCTTAGTGCGATAGCTGGAATTTTGGGACTCATAACTGGTGTTTTTGGTGGTTTTATGTTTAAAAAACAAGGCTACGCACTAACCGAGGGCGTTAAAATTTCAAAAGCAGTTGGAATTTTGCCGACAATAATCTCCATTTTGTTACTCTTAGCAGTCATTTTTGACCTAAAAGTGAGTGAAAATGGTGCGATTTTTAGCTCCATAAAAGGTCCAGGCTCAATGCACGCTAGTATCGCAGTTTCACTCATTTGTGCGGTAGTAGTTGGCATTTTTATGCAAAAAAGCAAATTTTGTAGCACCGGTGCTTTTGGTAGTGCATTTAGAGGCGACTTTTCTATGCTTAGTGGGGTGGCTAGTATCGTAGTTTTTGCAAGTATCACAAACGCTCTATTTGGGCAGTATAAATTCGGCTTTGAAGCACAACCGATCGCACACAATGAGTGGTTGTGGAACTTTTTAGGTATGGCTTTAGCTGGGCTTTGCTTTAGTCTAAGTGAGGGTTGCCCTGGTAAACATCTTGTTCAAATGGGCACCGGAAATTTAAGCTCGGTTATATTTGTCATAGGTATGATGACAGGAGCAGCATTCTCGCATAATTTTATCTTAGCAAGCTCTCCAAAAGGCATAACGGATATCGCCCCATATGCTTTAGCGATTGGATTTGTGTTTGCTATTTATGTTGGAATTTTTAATAAAAAAGTAGCTTAG
- a CDS encoding MoaD/ThiS family protein produces MITVKFLGPIEFDDMKLDVKTLDELKQKLSEYNELELKEWLKICAVSVNDEIVTELNTPLRDGDVVCILPPVCGG; encoded by the coding sequence ATGATAACAGTAAAATTTCTTGGACCAATTGAATTTGATGATATGAAGCTTGATGTTAAGACACTTGATGAATTAAAGCAAAAACTTAGCGAATATAACGAACTAGAATTAAAAGAGTGGCTTAAAATTTGTGCTGTTTCGGTAAATGATGAGATAGTTACTGAATTAAATACGCCTTTGCGTGACGGCGATGTGGTGTGTATATTACCGCCTGTTTGTGGAGGATGA
- a CDS encoding molybdopterin synthase catalytic subunit produces the protein MEIYDGSLDVCQIQNRWYNDVKDKNCGALITFVGIVREENGISALSFDIYEPLLKKWLDEWQKRANEQNARVLFAHSKGDVAVHTSSYIAGVLSPQRKVALRLINEFVEDFKANAPIWKYDVINGKRIYAKERSQAINGAGLLA, from the coding sequence GTGGAAATTTATGACGGAAGCCTTGATGTTTGCCAGATACAAAATCGCTGGTATAACGATGTAAAAGATAAAAATTGTGGTGCGTTAATAACATTTGTAGGCATTGTACGTGAAGAAAATGGCATAAGTGCCCTAAGCTTTGACATATATGAGCCTTTGCTTAAAAAATGGCTTGACGAGTGGCAAAAACGAGCAAATGAGCAAAATGCTAGGGTGCTTTTTGCTCATTCAAAAGGCGACGTGGCGGTGCATACTAGCTCGTATATAGCGGGGGTTTTAAGCCCTCAGCGTAAAGTTGCACTACGTCTTATAAACGAATTTGTCGAGGACTTTAAAGCAAATGCTCCGATTTGGAAATATGACGTGATAAATGGTAAGCGAATTTATGCCAAAGAGAGAAGCCAAGCCATAAATGGAGCTGGATTACTAGCATAA